A segment of the Salminus brasiliensis chromosome 1, fSalBra1.hap2, whole genome shotgun sequence genome:
GGAGCAGTCAAGAGGTTTCCGAGAAGCTCTGAGACGGGTCCTCCAGTAAGGGGATGTGGGCATAGCTGTGAGAGGTGCACACTGCCCCATGCCTCGCCCTCTGCCTCCTACCCCCgtgctcctcttcctccctggaGCGCAGCGCCATGAGCTCGATTTCGTGCTTGGCGGCGCTCTCGAGCGCGCGCTGCTTGCTGTAGAAGTTGACGAAGTTGTTGATGATGGGGTGGATGGGCAGCGCGATGGCCACCACGCCGCACAAGAAGCTGACGGCAGCGTTGCAGCGGCCCAGCGTGGTCTTGGGGTAGACGTCGCCGTAGCCCACCGTGGTCATGGTGATGACGGCCCACCAGAAGGACTGCGGCACGCTGGTGAACATGGTGTCCGGGTGGCCGTGCTCCACCGTGTAGGCGAGCGCGGCGAACAGGAAGATGCCCACCCCCATGTAGGTGAGCAGCAGGCCCAGCTCCTTGGCGCTGCTGCTCAGCGCGTGCGTGAGCGTGCGCAGGCCCGACGAGTGGCGTGCCAGTTTCAGCACGCGCGCCACGCGCAGCACGCGCAGCGCCTGCACGCACTGCTGCGCGTCGGCCAGCTCCAGGGCGCCGAGGCGCGCGCCCACGTGCGTGAGCGCCAGCAGCACGTAGAAGGGCACGATGGCCAGCACGTCCACCACGTTCATGAAGGAGAGGGCGAAGCGCGCGCGGTCGGGCGCCGCGACCAGCCGCAACACGTACTCCACGGTGAACCAGGCCATGCACGCCATCTCCACGCCCTCGAGCAGCGGGTGCTCGCTCGCGCGGCCCGCCTCGTCGCAGCACACGTGCAGCTCGGGCACGGTGCCCGCGCACATAGCCGCCGAAGACAGCACGACGAAGAAGAAGGAGGTCACGGCCACGGCGCGCGCGGCTAGGGACGACTCGGGCTTCTCCATGAGCTTCCAGAGGAAGGCGCGGCAGCGCTCACGCCGGGACAACGGCGCGGTGCCTTCCTCCTCCGTGCGCTCCAGCATGGCGCGCACCTTCTCGTCGATTTCCTCCAGCTCGTCGCGCGCTTCGCGGACGCAACTCTGGCAGCACTCGTCCAGTAGCTCGGCATCCACGCGCCAGAACTCCATCTCGTGCATGAAGCACACCGGACACATGCCCCTCCTCATGTGCACCTCGCCGTAGTAGTACACCTCCACGATGCAGCGGAACGCCTCCGGGTCCCTGTCGAAGAAGAACTCGCCGTTGTCGGGGTC
Coding sequences within it:
- the kcnf1a gene encoding potassium voltage-gated channel subfamily F member 1a → MWGPLRTRLGDWSGSEESEDAEVLVNIGGVKQVLHADALKRYPDTRLGELAGLSPRCLDEVAELCDDYDPDNGEFFFDRDPEAFRCIVEVYYYGEVHMRRGMCPVCFMHEMEFWRVDAELLDECCQSCVREARDELEEIDEKVRAMLERTEEEGTAPLSRRERCRAFLWKLMEKPESSLAARAVAVTSFFFVVLSSAAMCAGTVPELHVCCDEAGRASEHPLLEGVEMACMAWFTVEYVLRLVAAPDRARFALSFMNVVDVLAIVPFYVLLALTHVGARLGALELADAQQCVQALRVLRVARVLKLARHSSGLRTLTHALSSSAKELGLLLTYMGVGIFLFAALAYTVEHGHPDTMFTSVPQSFWWAVITMTTVGYGDVYPKTTLGRCNAAVSFLCGVVAIALPIHPIINNFVNFYSKQRALESAAKHEIELMALRSREEEEHGGRRQRARHGAVCTSHSYAHIPLLEDPSQSFSETS